A single Chitinimonas sp. BJYL2 DNA region contains:
- a CDS encoding ABC transporter substrate-binding protein, whose translation MIRHLTAVWLTLLLPAVYAETLTIGFGSHKPPYVFENEARGLEYEIVVTALRQAGYEVKAIYAPMERLHRMLPQGTIDGITTTNPFSGIEAHYSQPYIDYRNEAAALRSRKLNIQRIEDLGRYSVSAFQRARQLLGPEFQAMANANPAYREEAQQIVRNRLLYSGRIDVVVGDRRIIEYFNGDVAGQVDPNQPLSWFPIFPPTHYSVAFRDAAVRERFDRALDALRKSGAYAAIERRYAAPMAEPPR comes from the coding sequence ATGATCCGTCACCTCACCGCTGTCTGGCTGACCTTGCTGCTGCCGGCGGTCTACGCAGAGACGCTGACCATCGGCTTTGGCTCTCACAAGCCGCCTTATGTCTTTGAAAATGAGGCGCGGGGTCTGGAGTACGAGATCGTGGTCACGGCCTTGCGCCAGGCTGGCTACGAGGTCAAGGCCATCTATGCGCCCATGGAGCGGCTGCACCGGATGTTGCCTCAGGGCACTATCGATGGCATCACCACCACCAATCCGTTCAGCGGCATCGAAGCGCACTACTCGCAACCCTATATCGATTACCGGAACGAAGCGGCGGCCTTGCGCAGCCGCAAGCTCAATATCCAGCGTATCGAGGATCTGGGCCGTTATTCGGTCAGCGCCTTCCAGCGCGCCCGCCAGTTGCTGGGGCCTGAATTCCAGGCCATGGCCAATGCCAACCCGGCCTATCGCGAGGAAGCTCAGCAGATCGTCCGTAACCGTCTGCTGTATTCAGGGCGTATCGATGTGGTGGTCGGTGATCGGCGCATCATCGAGTATTTCAATGGCGACGTTGCCGGGCAGGTTGACCCGAATCAGCCGCTGAGCTGGTTCCCCATCTTTCCGCCTACCCATTACAGCGTGGCATTTCGTGACGCTGCCGTGCGTGAGCGCTTTGATCGTGCTCTGGATGCCTTGCGCAAATCGGGCGCTTACGCCGCCATCGAGCGACGCTATGCCGCCCCGATGGCAGAGCCGCCGCGCTGA
- the ppa gene encoding inorganic diphosphatase translates to MSLHNVSAGSKLPDEFNVIIEIPANAAPIKYEVDKESGAMFVDRFMGTAMFYPCNYGYVPNTLSEDGDPVDVLVVTPFPLSLGVVVRCRALGMLKMEDEAGIDAKLIAVPVEKLCPMYKDIQAAKDLPTLLLDQIQHFFEHYKDLEKGKWVKVTGWEDIAAAHKELVDGVQRYGATKQQ, encoded by the coding sequence ATGAGCCTTCACAACGTCAGTGCCGGCAGCAAGCTGCCCGACGAGTTCAACGTCATCATCGAAATCCCGGCCAACGCCGCCCCGATCAAGTACGAGGTGGATAAAGAGTCCGGCGCGATGTTCGTCGACCGTTTCATGGGTACCGCCATGTTCTATCCGTGCAACTACGGTTATGTGCCCAACACTCTGAGCGAAGATGGTGATCCGGTCGATGTGCTGGTCGTCACGCCGTTCCCGCTGAGCCTCGGTGTGGTGGTTCGCTGCCGTGCGCTGGGCATGCTGAAGATGGAAGACGAAGCCGGTATCGATGCCAAGCTGATCGCCGTGCCGGTGGAAAAGCTCTGCCCGATGTACAAGGACATCCAGGCCGCCAAGGACCTGCCGACCCTGCTGCTGGATCAGATCCAGCACTTCTTCGAGCACTACAAGGATCTCGAAAAGGGCAAGTGGGTCAAGGTGACTGGCTGGGAAGACATCGCCGCCGCCCACAAGGAACTGGTGGATGGCGTGCAGCGTTACGGCGCCACCAAGCAACAGTAA
- a CDS encoding aminopeptidase P N-terminal domain-containing protein, giving the protein MSSQAHHHAARRAALNQRLPAGLVILPTARVKSRNADSDYAFRFDSDFFYLTGFHEPEAVLVQVLGDAPKSILFCQPKNELREIWEGFLYGPDAAREQFGFDEAYAIDQLDSKLVELIAGQPRLYYPIGFDERWDRRIQGVIEQVKQRARTGKPAPIEFVDVRHAIGELRLIKDDAEKASMREAGRISAEAHIRAMRLARPGQFEYEVEAELHYHFTKSGSRSPAYGSIVASGANATCLHYHENNRQMQAGDLLLIDAGCELHGYAADITRTFPVGGRFSGPQKDIYELVLASMHASFDKVRAGEVRIGYHDAAVRVLTQGLVDLDILKGEVDGLIEREAYKQFYMHGTGHWLGLDVHDAGEYKIDGVSRKLEAGMVLTVEPGLYFRPLLADSPAHYVAVPEHFLHIGVRIEDDLLVTADGHENLTALVPKDVAGIEALTVG; this is encoded by the coding sequence ATGTCTTCCCAAGCTCATCACCACGCTGCCCGCCGCGCCGCGCTCAACCAGCGCCTGCCTGCCGGCCTCGTGATCCTGCCGACCGCGCGGGTCAAGAGCCGTAACGCCGATAGCGATTACGCCTTCCGTTTCGACAGCGATTTCTTCTACCTGACCGGTTTTCATGAGCCCGAGGCCGTGCTGGTCCAGGTACTGGGCGATGCGCCCAAGTCCATCCTGTTCTGCCAGCCCAAGAACGAACTACGCGAAATCTGGGAAGGTTTCCTTTACGGTCCCGATGCGGCCCGTGAACAGTTCGGCTTTGACGAGGCGTATGCCATCGATCAGCTCGATAGCAAGCTGGTGGAGCTGATCGCCGGCCAGCCCAGGCTTTACTATCCCATCGGTTTTGACGAGCGCTGGGACCGGCGCATCCAGGGTGTGATCGAGCAGGTCAAACAGCGCGCCCGCACCGGCAAGCCCGCACCCATCGAGTTTGTGGATGTACGCCACGCAATCGGCGAGCTGCGCCTGATCAAGGACGATGCCGAAAAGGCCTCCATGCGCGAAGCTGGCCGTATTTCGGCCGAGGCCCATATCCGTGCCATGCGTCTGGCGCGCCCTGGCCAGTTCGAGTATGAAGTCGAAGCCGAGCTCCATTACCACTTCACCAAGTCCGGTTCTCGCTCACCGGCTTATGGCTCCATTGTTGCCAGCGGCGCCAACGCGACCTGCCTGCACTATCACGAGAACAACCGGCAAATGCAGGCAGGCGATCTGCTGCTGATCGATGCAGGTTGCGAGCTGCATGGCTATGCGGCCGATATCACCCGCACGTTCCCGGTGGGTGGCCGTTTCAGTGGCCCGCAGAAGGATATCTACGAGCTGGTGCTGGCCAGTATGCACGCCAGTTTCGACAAGGTGCGCGCCGGTGAAGTGCGGATCGGCTATCACGATGCCGCCGTGCGGGTGCTGACCCAGGGCCTGGTGGATCTCGACATCCTCAAGGGCGAGGTCGATGGCCTGATCGAGCGCGAAGCCTACAAGCAGTTCTATATGCACGGCACCGGCCACTGGCTGGGGCTGGATGTGCACGACGCCGGCGAATACAAGATCGATGGCGTGTCGCGCAAGCTCGAAGCCGGCATGGTGCTGACCGTGGAGCCGGGCCTGTACTTCCGCCCGTTGCTGGCAGACTCGCCGGCGCACTATGTGGCGGTGCCCGAGCATTTCCTGCATATCGGTGTGCGCATCGAGGACGACCTGCTGGTGACGGCTGACGGTCATGAGAACCTGACGGCACTGGTGCCCAAGGACGTTGCCGGTATCGAGGCCTTGACGGTCGGTTGA
- a CDS encoding UbiH/UbiF family hydroxylase produces MMERFDIAIVGAGPVGASLALALADHWRVALIDRAAPPLASLADDDWDNRIYAVSPASLAFLQRLGAWPMARAGQIREMDVRGDAGGVLRFDALELGRDCLAATVENRLMQATLWTALQGRVSCFAPAALQRINWMEPCAELVFEEGKAVQAALLIGADGAQSWLRTQTGIGFDRKPYGQSGVVANFHCERPHLGVARQWFRDDGILAWLPLPGNRVSMVWSTTPSHAAELLDMAPEALANMVAAAGGQAWGRFTPLTPAAAFPLSLGRARSMIGPRLALVGDAAHTVHPLAGQGVNLGFGDAAKLAELLLASPSRDPGDAMLLSRYARHRAEPVLTMQTLCDGLHALFSHQHTLLAPVRNLGMSLTNRAGPLKRALMRQAIS; encoded by the coding sequence ATGATGGAACGTTTCGATATCGCGATTGTGGGCGCAGGCCCGGTCGGTGCCAGCCTTGCCCTGGCGCTGGCAGATCACTGGCGGGTGGCACTGATTGATCGCGCCGCACCACCGCTTGCTTCGCTGGCTGACGATGACTGGGATAACCGTATCTACGCAGTCAGCCCCGCCAGCCTCGCTTTCCTGCAGCGTCTCGGTGCTTGGCCCATGGCGCGTGCCGGGCAGATCCGCGAGATGGACGTGCGCGGTGATGCTGGCGGGGTGCTGCGTTTTGATGCTCTGGAGCTGGGTCGCGATTGCCTTGCGGCCACGGTCGAGAACCGGCTGATGCAGGCGACGCTGTGGACCGCGCTGCAGGGACGGGTCAGCTGCTTTGCGCCGGCCGCCCTGCAGCGTATCAACTGGATGGAACCCTGCGCCGAATTGGTGTTCGAAGAGGGCAAAGCGGTGCAAGCGGCCTTGCTGATCGGTGCCGATGGTGCCCAGTCGTGGTTGCGTACGCAGACAGGCATCGGGTTTGACCGCAAGCCTTATGGTCAATCGGGTGTTGTTGCCAATTTTCACTGTGAGCGGCCACATCTGGGTGTGGCTCGCCAGTGGTTCCGTGATGACGGTATTCTGGCTTGGCTCCCCTTGCCGGGAAATCGCGTGTCGATGGTGTGGTCAACCACGCCATCGCATGCTGCCGAACTCCTGGACATGGCGCCGGAGGCATTGGCCAACATGGTTGCTGCTGCGGGGGGGCAGGCATGGGGCAGGTTCACGCCGCTGACGCCCGCGGCTGCGTTCCCCTTGAGCCTGGGTCGCGCCCGCAGCATGATCGGCCCGCGGCTGGCACTGGTGGGTGATGCCGCCCATACGGTGCATCCCTTGGCAGGGCAGGGCGTGAATCTCGGTTTCGGCGATGCCGCCAAGCTCGCCGAGCTACTGTTGGCGTCACCTTCCCGTGATCCTGGCGATGCCATGCTGCTGTCCCGTTATGCCCGCCATCGCGCCGAACCCGTGCTGACCATGCAGACCCTCTGTGATGGTTTACACGCCTTGTTTTCGCATCAACATACCCTGCTTGCGCCGGTGCGCAATCTGGGCATGAGCCTCACCAACCGGGCCGGACCGCTGAAGCGCGCGCTGATGCGGCAGGCCATTTCCTGA
- a CDS encoding energy transducer TonB encodes MAVPVCGGKAMRRRFVYAVLGSTLLHGLIASALLLLARPVNVLPSRASLPADELSVSLTGPLKAAPPATPLRQQTADMPLRVADERDETGQTFLDPGFGSPYDLPALYSIFDSRVDLDWYPVEALDVRAEPMHEVLLPPLPDGLSGPGLITLEVFIDEFGLTDHVDILHAEPAAYYDDIARDVFMAARWSPAIKDGRFVRSRKLIEVCLGDCSGKSTEATGRTDKGILAP; translated from the coding sequence ATGGCGGTGCCGGTCTGTGGAGGCAAGGCAATGCGCAGGCGCTTCGTTTATGCCGTTCTGGGCTCGACGTTATTGCATGGGCTGATCGCCTCGGCGCTGCTGCTTCTGGCTCGGCCCGTCAATGTACTGCCGAGCCGCGCAAGCCTTCCCGCCGACGAGCTGTCGGTCAGCTTGACCGGACCGCTTAAGGCTGCTCCCCCGGCCACTCCACTGAGGCAGCAGACGGCCGATATGCCGCTACGTGTGGCGGATGAGCGTGATGAAACCGGCCAGACCTTCCTGGATCCGGGATTCGGGTCGCCCTATGACCTTCCAGCGCTGTACAGCATTTTTGATAGCCGAGTCGATCTGGACTGGTATCCGGTCGAGGCGCTGGATGTACGCGCAGAACCCATGCATGAAGTCCTCCTGCCGCCCTTGCCGGATGGACTCAGCGGGCCCGGCCTCATTACCCTTGAAGTCTTCATCGACGAATTTGGTCTCACTGATCATGTCGATATTCTTCATGCCGAGCCTGCGGCTTACTACGATGATATAGCCCGTGATGTTTTCATGGCGGCGCGCTGGTCCCCGGCCATCAAGGATGGGCGATTCGTCCGCAGCCGCAAGTTGATTGAAGTGTGTCTCGGTGACTGTTCGGGCAAGAGCACCGAGGCGACTGGCCGTACCGACAAGGGAATACTGGCGCCATGA
- a CDS encoding FAD-dependent monooxygenase — protein MRATSLPAHLDCLIVGGGPVGGALALMLAGNGLQIGVVEARQHPGKDPRALAISQASAEVLTGLGIWPALAATAIERVHVSQQGAFGRVVLRNGDLNLPALGHVMPYAALAGAVHEQLNRHPAIHYLAGATVTQVQTLDAYAAITLQHEGEEVLVTSGLLTLADGGALLAQAGIRQHERDYHQHAILAELQVSPMQAGVAFERFAKDGPIALLPHGEGYTVVWTRPEHDPLDVRGMDDATFLNALAERIGDRAGQLLAVSPRLAFPLRLKWAASHSARRVAVVGNAAQTLHPVAGQGFNLGLRDARALAGVISATPPNALGDDAMLSRYASLRQRDSWATVGFTDSLIRLFELDLKPLRRLKLAGFLALDNLPPLRREFAARMVFGTP, from the coding sequence ATGCGCGCCACATCACTCCCTGCTCACCTGGATTGCCTGATTGTTGGCGGCGGTCCCGTAGGCGGCGCACTGGCCTTGATGCTCGCAGGCAATGGCTTGCAGATCGGCGTGGTCGAAGCACGCCAGCACCCCGGCAAGGACCCGCGTGCCTTGGCCATCTCGCAGGCCTCGGCTGAGGTATTGACCGGGCTGGGTATCTGGCCGGCCTTGGCCGCAACCGCCATCGAGCGTGTGCATGTGTCGCAGCAAGGAGCCTTCGGGCGCGTTGTGCTGCGTAATGGCGACCTGAATCTGCCCGCACTGGGCCATGTGATGCCCTATGCGGCGCTAGCAGGTGCGGTGCATGAACAGCTCAACCGGCACCCTGCCATTCACTACCTGGCCGGGGCGACCGTGACGCAGGTGCAAACGCTGGATGCCTACGCGGCCATCACCCTGCAACACGAAGGCGAGGAGGTGCTGGTAACCAGCGGGCTGCTGACCTTGGCGGATGGCGGCGCGCTGCTGGCCCAGGCCGGCATCCGGCAGCACGAGCGCGATTACCACCAGCACGCCATTCTGGCCGAGCTGCAGGTCAGCCCGATGCAGGCCGGCGTGGCTTTCGAGCGCTTTGCCAAGGATGGCCCGATTGCCTTGCTGCCTCATGGCGAGGGTTACACGGTGGTGTGGACGCGACCCGAACATGACCCCCTTGATGTACGTGGCATGGACGACGCCACCTTCCTGAACGCACTGGCTGAGCGCATCGGCGACCGTGCGGGCCAGTTGCTGGCGGTCAGTCCCCGGCTGGCATTTCCGCTGCGGCTCAAGTGGGCTGCTTCCCATTCTGCCCGCCGCGTGGCGGTGGTAGGCAACGCGGCACAAACGCTGCACCCGGTGGCCGGACAGGGTTTCAATCTGGGCCTGCGCGATGCGCGTGCGCTTGCCGGTGTGATCAGCGCCACGCCGCCCAATGCTTTGGGAGATGACGCGATGCTGTCCCGCTACGCCAGCCTGCGCCAACGCGACAGCTGGGCGACGGTAGGCTTTACCGATAGCCTGATCCGCCTGTTCGAGCTGGATCTCAAACCCTTGCGTCGTCTCAAGCTGGCCGGTTTTCTGGCGCTCGACAACCTGCCACCGCTGCGCCGCGAATTCGCTGCGCGTATGGTGTTCGGGACCCCATGA
- a CDS encoding DsbC family protein, with translation MMSLPKRLSLMSIALMLAACVNAASDNNKATKDALQKKFPERTIESVRATPIKGLYEVVFAGRQVVYSDPKGDYIVVGDLVDVAARQSLTEARIRELSKVDFKTLPLDKAIKLVKGNGSRKVAVFSDPDCPFCKRLETDTISKLDNVTVYTFMLPLASLHPDAARKSALIWCAPDKLAAWNAWMLEGRLPQGDGKCANPVNDIVAMAERYGINGTPALVFESGEMVSGAIAAPAFEAHLNKK, from the coding sequence ATGATGTCCCTCCCCAAACGCCTGTCCCTGATGTCCATTGCCTTGATGCTGGCTGCGTGTGTCAACGCAGCGAGTGATAACAACAAGGCCACCAAGGACGCGCTCCAGAAGAAGTTCCCCGAGCGCACGATCGAGAGCGTGCGTGCCACCCCGATCAAGGGCCTGTATGAAGTGGTGTTTGCCGGCCGCCAGGTGGTGTACAGCGACCCCAAGGGTGACTACATCGTGGTGGGTGACCTTGTCGATGTGGCAGCACGCCAGAGCCTGACCGAAGCGCGGATTCGCGAGCTTTCCAAGGTCGATTTCAAAACCCTGCCGCTCGATAAGGCGATCAAGCTGGTGAAGGGCAATGGCAGCCGCAAGGTGGCCGTGTTCTCCGATCCGGACTGCCCTTTCTGCAAGCGCCTTGAAACCGACACCATCAGCAAGCTCGACAATGTGACGGTCTATACCTTCATGTTGCCACTTGCCTCCCTGCACCCGGACGCTGCACGCAAGTCCGCGCTGATCTGGTGCGCGCCGGACAAACTGGCCGCATGGAATGCCTGGATGCTTGAGGGCCGTTTGCCGCAGGGTGATGGCAAGTGCGCCAACCCGGTCAACGACATTGTCGCCATGGCCGAGCGCTATGGCATCAACGGCACGCCGGCGCTGGTTTTCGAGAGTGGTGAGATGGTGTCTGGTGCCATTGCTGCGCCAGCATTCGAAGCCCATCTGAACAAGAAGTAG
- a CDS encoding M13 family metallopeptidase, giving the protein MQLKHLAFAIALALPMATMAAPKSGIDKQNFDKSVRIQDDLYAAVNGGWERKTEIPADKASWGAFHELRDLSEKRTREIIEGAAKLKGHEAKQVADFYASFMDAAKVEERGVMPLKPMLSNFARVPDTAEMTKLWGNLQQMGIPLPFVFFVDQDSKDSTRYQLQVYQSGLGLPDRDYYLEKDERFAKARDAYREYLKTLLTLSGIARDDADARADSVMALETKLATAQWSKVDNRNPEKTYNKYDREGLKTFAPGIDWDALLKASLAGDVSDINIYQPSYITEVGLLMSSEPIATWRDYLSIRALDRHAPHLSKAFVDAHFNFHEKTIAGAKELRPRWKRGVEVVENNLGEAIGKLYVEKHFPAASKKKMEVLVSNLMKAFDESIDNLAWMSPETRKQAKVKLANYGVKIGYPNKWRDYSGLQVRADDLVGNVVRGSIFEYRERIGRIGKPIDREEWLMTPQTVNAYYNPSMNEIVFPAAILQPPFFDPKADDAVNYGGIGAVIGHEISHGFDDQGSQFDAHGNLKNWWVDSDRTAFSNLTEKLVAQYAKYEPIAGRFVNGKLTLGENIADLSGLQIAHKAYRLSLGGKPAPVLDGFTGDQRFFIGFAQVWRNKTREERLLQLLTTDPHSPAHVRPVGAAVNSDAFVSAFGVKEGDGMFKPENERIRIW; this is encoded by the coding sequence ATGCAACTCAAACACCTTGCTTTCGCCATCGCACTGGCCTTGCCCATGGCCACGATGGCGGCGCCCAAGTCGGGCATCGACAAACAGAACTTCGACAAGTCCGTTCGCATCCAGGACGACCTGTATGCCGCCGTCAACGGTGGCTGGGAACGCAAGACCGAGATTCCCGCCGACAAGGCCAGCTGGGGGGCTTTCCATGAACTGCGCGATCTGTCCGAAAAGCGGACGCGCGAGATCATTGAGGGCGCAGCCAAACTGAAGGGGCATGAAGCCAAGCAGGTGGCCGACTTCTATGCGAGTTTCATGGATGCCGCGAAAGTAGAGGAACGGGGCGTGATGCCGCTCAAACCTATGCTGAGCAACTTCGCCCGTGTACCTGACACCGCGGAAATGACCAAGCTCTGGGGCAATCTGCAGCAAATGGGTATTCCCCTGCCCTTCGTCTTCTTCGTTGATCAGGACAGCAAGGATTCAACCAGATACCAGTTGCAGGTCTACCAAAGCGGCCTCGGCCTGCCTGACCGGGACTACTACCTGGAAAAGGACGAGCGCTTCGCCAAGGCCAGAGATGCTTACAGGGAATACCTCAAGACCTTGCTCACTCTGAGCGGCATTGCGCGAGACGATGCAGATGCACGCGCTGACAGCGTGATGGCGCTCGAAACCAAGCTGGCTACCGCACAGTGGAGCAAGGTCGACAACCGCAATCCGGAAAAGACTTACAACAAATATGACCGTGAAGGCCTGAAGACCTTTGCGCCCGGCATTGACTGGGATGCGCTGCTCAAAGCGTCGCTGGCCGGCGATGTAAGCGACATCAACATCTATCAGCCAAGCTATATCACCGAGGTCGGGCTGCTGATGAGCAGCGAGCCGATTGCAACCTGGCGCGACTACCTGAGCATCCGTGCGCTGGATCGTCATGCACCTCATCTCTCCAAAGCATTCGTGGACGCGCATTTCAACTTCCATGAGAAAACCATTGCTGGCGCCAAGGAACTCCGCCCGCGCTGGAAGCGCGGTGTTGAAGTCGTGGAAAACAACCTCGGCGAGGCCATAGGCAAGCTGTATGTGGAGAAGCACTTCCCGGCCGCTTCCAAGAAAAAGATGGAAGTGCTCGTCAGCAACCTGATGAAGGCCTTTGACGAGAGCATCGATAACCTGGCCTGGATGAGCCCGGAAACCCGCAAGCAAGCCAAAGTCAAACTCGCCAATTACGGGGTGAAGATCGGCTACCCCAACAAGTGGCGCGATTACAGCGGCCTGCAGGTGCGCGCCGATGATCTGGTCGGCAACGTGGTACGCGGTTCCATCTTTGAGTACCGCGAACGCATCGGTCGCATCGGCAAGCCCATCGACCGAGAGGAATGGTTGATGACGCCGCAGACGGTCAACGCCTACTACAACCCCTCGATGAACGAGATCGTGTTCCCGGCTGCCATCCTGCAACCACCATTCTTCGATCCGAAGGCAGATGATGCGGTCAACTACGGCGGCATCGGTGCAGTCATCGGCCATGAAATCAGCCATGGCTTCGATGACCAGGGCAGCCAGTTCGATGCGCACGGCAATCTGAAGAACTGGTGGGTAGACAGCGACCGCACCGCCTTCTCGAACCTGACCGAAAAGCTGGTCGCGCAATACGCCAAGTACGAGCCGATTGCCGGCCGCTTTGTGAATGGCAAGCTGACTTTGGGCGAAAACATTGCCGACCTCTCCGGCCTGCAGATTGCGCACAAGGCCTATCGCCTGAGCTTGGGCGGCAAGCCGGCACCAGTACTCGATGGCTTCACGGGTGATCAGCGCTTCTTCATCGGCTTTGCACAGGTCTGGCGTAACAAGACCCGTGAAGAGCGCCTGCTGCAACTGCTGACCACCGATCCTCACTCGCCGGCACATGTGCGGCCTGTGGGTGCCGCAGTGAACTCCGACGCGTTTGTCTCGGCATTTGGTGTCAAGGAAGGCGATGGCATGTTCAAACCGGAGAATGAGCGTATCCGCATCTGGTAA